The following proteins are encoded in a genomic region of Spirosoma sp. SC4-14:
- a CDS encoding Rha family transcriptional regulator, with amino-acid sequence MEPTPNSHLIPVHTSGETLTVSSVDFANGLGIHHKNLLNSIRTHQRAIEANFGRVAFETQPLATGGGVQNHVVAYLTEDQALFIGTLSRNSKRVVEFKATLVKSFAEARRRLREASQAMLPADYIRQQEQRLADLEQQLKQVLDAQQQAARLLLDVPRSTEPLPVETTRIKIQRIVNGYCRVNNLKQQDIWRRVYDRLFYLYRVNIRAHKRSDRESWLDVAERSGHLEKIYAIVSAELTYREE; translated from the coding sequence ATGGAACCTACCCCTAATTCTCATCTGATACCGGTTCACACGTCGGGAGAGACGTTAACCGTAAGCAGCGTTGATTTTGCCAATGGGTTAGGCATCCATCATAAGAACTTGCTTAATTCCATTCGTACTCATCAACGAGCCATTGAAGCCAACTTTGGCAGGGTCGCGTTTGAAACGCAACCCTTGGCAACTGGAGGAGGAGTACAGAACCATGTAGTTGCCTATCTCACCGAAGACCAGGCTTTATTTATTGGCACGCTGAGCCGCAACTCCAAACGGGTCGTCGAATTCAAAGCGACGCTGGTCAAATCGTTTGCCGAGGCCCGTCGCCGATTACGGGAGGCAAGCCAGGCAATGCTACCTGCTGATTATATACGTCAGCAAGAACAGCGCCTTGCCGATCTGGAGCAGCAACTCAAACAGGTGCTCGATGCCCAGCAGCAGGCCGCCCGCTTGCTGCTCGACGTGCCCCGCTCCACCGAGCCGCTACCCGTCGAAACAACCCGTATCAAGATTCAACGCATTGTCAATGGCTACTGCCGGGTCAACAACCTCAAACAGCAGGACATCTGGCGACGGGTCTACGACCGACTTTTTTACCTCTATCGGGTAAATATCCGGGCCCATAAGCGATCGGATCGGGAAAGTTGGCTGGACGTGGCCGAACGCAGCGGCCACCTGGAGAAGATCTACGCCATTGTGAGCGCTGAGCTTACCTACCGGGAGGAGTAG
- a CDS encoding YrhB domain-containing protein, which translates to MLTYEEARELVESHLQKKTESQVDYDPVYLAYLQRNDPTYVQKKVTLVLTNSQEESFGWVFFYNSKEFVETGNISHALGGNSPIIINKQTGELWVTGTANPIEFYIERYRAKIGLA; encoded by the coding sequence ATGCTAACTTACGAAGAAGCTAGGGAGCTAGTTGAGTCTCATCTTCAGAAGAAAACTGAAAGTCAAGTTGACTACGATCCTGTATACTTAGCGTATCTACAGCGGAATGATCCTACTTATGTGCAGAAGAAAGTAACTCTTGTTTTGACTAATAGTCAAGAAGAGTCATTTGGTTGGGTATTCTTCTATAACTCTAAGGAATTCGTAGAAACAGGAAACATAAGTCATGCGCTGGGTGGTAATTCGCCGATTATTATTAATAAACAGACTGGCGAATTATGGGTGACTGGTACGGCTAATCCCATTGAATTTTACATTGAGCGATACCGGGCAAAGATCGGATTAGCCTAA
- a CDS encoding tellurite resistance TerB family protein yields the protein MGLFDRLFSQTPSAKPTVPPVQIYNEDEAFIGILFCCLYADGEASEEEIDAFSRYLVTRPAFRFLPIVDIYRKFLTYYMQVKDIASIVALAMPMISENRKPQLFATAVDFVLADGVVDAAEQKLLEDLQAGLQVDETLARQIIEVLLIKNSTVL from the coding sequence ATGGGACTCTTTGACCGATTATTTTCGCAAACGCCAAGTGCCAAACCTACAGTACCTCCAGTTCAAATTTATAATGAAGACGAAGCCTTTATCGGCATTCTCTTTTGCTGCTTATATGCCGATGGCGAAGCCAGTGAAGAAGAAATAGATGCCTTTAGTCGCTATCTGGTGACACGTCCGGCTTTCCGTTTCTTACCGATCGTCGATATTTACCGGAAATTTCTTACCTATTATATGCAGGTAAAAGACATCGCTTCCATCGTTGCGCTGGCCATGCCGATGATTAGTGAGAATCGGAAGCCTCAACTGTTTGCGACTGCCGTTGATTTTGTCCTTGCTGATGGCGTGGTTGATGCCGCAGAGCAAAAGCTGTTGGAAGATTTGCAGGCCGGTTTACAGGTGGATGAAACCCTGGCCAGACAAATTATCGAAGTGCTACTGATAAAGAACTCTACCGTTTTATAA
- a CDS encoding helix-turn-helix transcriptional regulator gives MSEITEQVGQLIREARQKKGLSQLELAELLGITKGAVSGYETGKQNLTVGTLHKIALALDMPLKITLG, from the coding sequence ATGTCAGAAATCACGGAACAAGTTGGCCAGTTGATAAGAGAAGCTCGTCAGAAAAAAGGACTTAGCCAACTGGAACTAGCGGAATTACTAGGGATTACTAAGGGGGCTGTTAGCGGTTACGAAACAGGCAAGCAAAATCTAACTGTTGGCACCTTGCATAAGATAGCATTGGCCTTAGATATGCCATTGAAGATAACTCTTGGCTAG
- a CDS encoding HEPN domain-containing protein, giving the protein MKEAFEISGLWYLNIDQPQKATGTLSYTPQEGIILTLGSAVHNGRSDFGSFMTIPDDVDIILGETPNGGQITLCNCFATNQNFASETGTLTSTWRVNTAFLGIQKTDIAGLLFTKCIAEVSNLFEWLNQSGLSKKVLRDLRSPLDIHFEKPDAIDFAINDEVKGRIQFTYSYSAATSYSSTINFKHGAQLVIETHNSKELPYDALLGYNKQFIHWLTINTGKPCRMEKVNFYHPDHHYISQHRGRVDIPIDAYLRITDSPFTEPYSPDKFNLTYPSLGLHMPSLFTKWFGLYPELSIIIQILAENMARENSFSEFHFKDIVQALESYHRKRKNNHQMDKAAYSAMKNEILEQVQNEEYRAFIKEKLVFGNEPTLAKRLRELIDDPGVQALNALLGDKETFIKDVKNNRNYLTHYDESLKGKALPAKDLYWLSEKALALLFISVLLEIVPETDFWEKWLQTSQRWSHLLRE; this is encoded by the coding sequence ATGAAAGAAGCATTCGAGATCAGCGGATTATGGTACCTGAATATCGACCAGCCTCAAAAGGCAACTGGCACGTTGAGCTATACCCCTCAAGAAGGAATCATATTAACGCTGGGATCTGCCGTCCACAACGGAAGAAGTGACTTCGGCTCTTTTATGACAATTCCCGATGATGTCGATATTATACTTGGAGAAACCCCAAACGGGGGACAAATCACTTTATGTAATTGTTTCGCAACTAATCAAAATTTTGCTTCTGAGACAGGTACATTAACGTCTACTTGGCGCGTAAATACTGCGTTTTTAGGAATACAGAAAACAGATATAGCGGGGCTGCTATTTACAAAGTGTATTGCCGAAGTCAGCAACTTATTCGAATGGTTAAATCAGTCGGGACTTTCAAAAAAGGTATTGAGGGATCTACGGTCACCGTTGGATATCCACTTTGAAAAGCCTGATGCGATTGATTTCGCTATCAATGATGAGGTGAAAGGGCGTATTCAATTCACCTATAGCTACTCGGCAGCTACTTCTTACTCATCAACGATTAACTTCAAGCACGGCGCTCAACTGGTCATTGAGACACATAATTCAAAAGAACTGCCTTATGATGCGCTGCTAGGTTATAATAAACAATTTATTCACTGGCTAACTATCAATACAGGTAAACCTTGCCGAATGGAAAAAGTTAACTTTTATCATCCGGATCACCATTACATTAGTCAACACAGGGGTAGGGTCGACATTCCCATTGACGCCTATTTGCGAATTACAGACTCGCCCTTTACGGAACCGTATAGTCCCGATAAATTTAATCTTACTTATCCATCTTTAGGCCTTCATATGCCATCACTTTTTACAAAGTGGTTTGGCTTATACCCTGAGTTATCGATTATAATCCAGATTTTGGCCGAAAACATGGCTAGGGAAAACAGCTTTAGTGAGTTTCATTTTAAGGATATTGTTCAAGCGCTCGAATCGTACCATAGGAAGCGGAAGAATAATCATCAGATGGACAAAGCGGCTTACTCGGCAATGAAAAATGAGATTTTAGAGCAGGTTCAAAATGAAGAATATAGAGCGTTTATCAAAGAGAAGCTGGTGTTCGGCAACGAACCTACGCTGGCTAAACGTCTTCGTGAATTGATTGATGATCCAGGGGTACAAGCTCTAAATGCCTTACTCGGCGACAAGGAAACATTTATTAAGGATGTTAAGAATAACCGAAATTACTTAACGCACTACGATGAAAGTTTAAAGGGGAAGGCATTACCGGCAAAAGATCTATACTGGTTAAGTGAAAAAGCTTTAGCTCTACTATTTATAAGTGTGTTGCTCGAGATTGTACCAGAAACAGATTTTTGGGAGAAGTGGCTTCAAACGTCACAAAGGTGGTCACATTTGCTACGTGAGTAG
- a CDS encoding transposase, whose product MARATPLSPSLLRKWRLKYLSKGKEGLKDSYARVDPQLRTLEEENERLKRIVAKQALEIEIKSELLKKTPIQPPGGPARRS is encoded by the coding sequence ATGGCTCGGGCCACCCCGTTATCCCCTTCGCTGCTGCGAAAGTGGCGTTTGAAATATTTAAGTAAAGGCAAAGAAGGCTTGAAAGATTCCTATGCACGCGTTGATCCCCAACTGCGAACACTTGAAGAGGAAAATGAACGCCTGAAGCGGATTGTGGCAAAACAGGCCTTGGAAATTGAAATCAAGAGCGAACTGCTAAAAAAAACGCCTATTCAACCGCCCGGCGGCCCGGCCAGGAGAAGCTAA
- a CDS encoding P-loop NTPase fold protein — MELDKPVADHSSDRFQRYNFAKRIAQTILARPQKDSLTIGLYGKWGEGKTSVIEFISRELEHKAVIIRFNPWQFAGERVLIMAFFEQLAEAVNIQLLSKGDKLAQTIRTYGGLATLGKFIPKEAVESFASFFSKTSLSGHHKKISEALGKSAKPIVIFIDDIDRLESTEIQAVFKLVKIVADFPNIVYLLAFDPDRVIDALRGTFGDGQAYLEKIIQVPLTLPKAQPAALRKYTYDLIAQAVNQPELSISEDELNFFRINFEEHLADYIVTPRDPARISNAIRFSLPMLSQEAHIGDLMLLEAIKVLYPTLYQSIRNNPQTYLRAYDLLGSTRDFNKTAEDKKKAIADIDSHLDYLPATARQNLQKLVQKLFPQLDGLYRNISYGDDSRYKKWHQQKRLCSYAYFERYFTYAVIEGQISDIVFETLLSQIELQPLDSAVAFYERELGNIDPHDFILKLRFFEGSFTEHQAKQLAYLLCRLSRHFFINDDIMFSLADQTAGQIEKYISLQPKEDQVILGKNLIETINPLPFALPFQAALRRSNIRNNDDTLLSDEVINSIEQTLFDRLLTEIEPLTFFTDFIQSDLRILFQSWAKNKQATATLRERTIKLLDADAGFSLILLRIMAPSVFIVNLGQTYKSEIREEDFSILQTITDGYKLYQATIDQYGQQSYSPKEYKPGYSKLSDMEIVGQYQQMFGEFMQSLNS; from the coding sequence ATGGAACTTGATAAACCCGTTGCTGATCATTCCAGTGATCGCTTTCAGCGTTACAATTTCGCAAAACGAATCGCTCAAACGATTCTCGCCCGTCCCCAGAAGGACTCACTCACGATAGGCTTATATGGTAAATGGGGTGAAGGCAAAACGTCTGTTATTGAATTCATCAGCCGAGAACTAGAGCATAAAGCAGTAATAATCCGCTTTAACCCCTGGCAGTTTGCAGGGGAACGAGTTCTTATTATGGCATTCTTTGAGCAGCTTGCGGAGGCCGTCAATATTCAGCTACTTTCAAAAGGAGACAAACTAGCCCAAACGATAAGAACCTACGGCGGTCTGGCCACTTTAGGCAAGTTCATCCCAAAGGAAGCAGTAGAGTCTTTTGCTAGTTTTTTCTCCAAAACATCTTTATCTGGTCACCACAAGAAAATATCTGAAGCACTTGGTAAATCAGCAAAACCAATCGTAATCTTCATTGATGATATCGATCGTTTAGAATCTACAGAAATTCAAGCCGTTTTTAAACTGGTTAAGATTGTAGCTGATTTCCCTAATATCGTCTATCTCTTAGCCTTTGATCCTGACCGAGTAATCGATGCATTACGGGGAACTTTTGGTGACGGCCAAGCATATCTGGAGAAGATCATTCAGGTACCGCTAACGCTTCCCAAGGCGCAACCCGCTGCACTGCGTAAGTACACCTATGATCTTATTGCCCAGGCAGTCAACCAGCCAGAGCTATCGATTTCAGAGGATGAATTAAATTTTTTTCGGATAAATTTCGAGGAACATCTTGCGGATTATATTGTAACTCCCCGTGATCCTGCCCGCATTAGTAATGCTATTCGATTTTCCCTACCAATGTTGAGCCAGGAAGCTCATATCGGTGATCTGATGTTATTGGAGGCTATCAAAGTTTTATATCCTACACTCTACCAATCGATTCGGAATAATCCCCAAACCTATTTACGAGCCTATGATTTGTTAGGATCTACTCGAGACTTTAATAAAACGGCGGAAGATAAGAAAAAGGCGATAGCTGATATAGACTCCCATTTGGATTATTTACCTGCTACCGCCCGTCAAAACCTGCAGAAGCTAGTACAAAAACTGTTCCCTCAGTTAGATGGCTTATACAGGAACATAAGTTATGGCGACGATTCTAGGTATAAAAAGTGGCATCAACAGAAGCGGTTATGCTCATATGCATACTTTGAGCGCTATTTCACTTATGCTGTTATTGAAGGTCAGATTTCAGATATAGTGTTTGAAACACTGCTTTCCCAAATAGAATTACAACCATTAGATAGTGCGGTCGCCTTTTACGAACGAGAATTAGGAAACATTGACCCGCATGACTTTATTCTTAAGCTACGGTTTTTCGAAGGCAGCTTCACAGAGCATCAGGCAAAGCAATTGGCTTATTTGTTATGCCGACTTAGCCGCCATTTTTTTATTAATGACGACATTATGTTCAGCCTTGCCGATCAAACAGCCGGTCAAATAGAAAAGTACATTTCTTTACAACCCAAGGAAGATCAGGTAATTCTTGGAAAGAATCTCATTGAAACCATTAACCCCTTGCCATTTGCTTTACCCTTTCAAGCTGCTTTAAGACGGAGCAACATTAGAAATAATGATGATACGCTGTTAAGCGATGAGGTTATCAATTCTATTGAGCAGACTCTCTTTGATCGTTTATTAACTGAAATAGAACCTCTTACCTTTTTTACCGATTTTATTCAGAGCGACTTACGAATACTGTTTCAGTCATGGGCAAAGAATAAACAGGCAACTGCTACGTTACGCGAACGAACAATAAAACTCCTAGATGCTGACGCTGGGTTTAGTTTGATACTGCTCAGAATTATGGCACCCTCTGTATTCATTGTCAATTTAGGCCAAACCTATAAGTCCGAAATAAGGGAAGAGGATTTTAGTATATTGCAGACTATTACTGACGGCTATAAACTGTATCAAGCAACCATTGATCAATACGGCCAGCAGTCCTATTCACCTAAAGAATACAAGCCAGGCTACTCTAAACTGTCTGATATGGAGATTGTTGGCCAATACCAACAGATGTTCGGAGAATTTATGCAATCTCTTAATAGTTAA
- a CDS encoding DUF4236 domain-containing protein has product MAWRYSKRIKIIPGVRINLSSRGISTTIGVRGASLNVSSRGTYLNVGIPGTGLSYREKLGGARPSQQPASLPAPEQPRLPEVPHGFYLPSHLDNILTLDIQEVTSQDMAGIKETILLAHQQRQELGTEIPKVQRALGTTKMKLLLSRIVLLNLFKKSIIEELKTDIETQQETLKALASGVEGSLMNLEIELEGDIKFNYLRTANLFNALAQSKKIWDITGSYYQDRVVTRSAASTSVKRTITQVDLKNLDEISCTYPAFHFHNQNGADIYIYPDFIIMFSSIREFAIIGYHELKLGFSSVQFVEEEGVPADSKVVSHTWAKVNKNGQPDRRFKDNYQIPVTLYGELEFKTNSGLHEGFQFSNHDACRDFYISFVEYQKILAKLKRYSEA; this is encoded by the coding sequence ATGGCTTGGCGATACAGTAAGCGCATCAAAATAATACCAGGTGTTCGGATTAACTTAAGCAGTAGGGGCATAAGCACGACTATCGGAGTAAGGGGGGCCAGCTTAAACGTTTCCAGTCGAGGCACCTATTTGAACGTAGGGATACCCGGCACGGGCCTATCATACCGAGAAAAACTTGGTGGGGCCAGGCCCTCACAGCAACCCGCATCATTACCGGCTCCGGAACAACCCAGATTGCCAGAGGTGCCGCATGGCTTTTATTTGCCAAGCCATCTGGATAATATCTTAACGTTGGATATCCAAGAGGTAACCAGTCAGGATATGGCGGGTATAAAGGAAACCATTTTGTTAGCTCACCAGCAGCGTCAGGAACTGGGTACTGAAATTCCTAAAGTGCAAAGAGCGTTGGGTACAACCAAGATGAAGCTCTTACTGAGCCGAATCGTATTGCTTAATCTATTTAAGAAGTCCATAATTGAGGAGCTCAAAACAGATATTGAAACTCAGCAGGAAACCCTGAAGGCGCTGGCATCCGGAGTAGAGGGTAGCCTGATGAATTTGGAAATCGAGCTTGAAGGGGATATTAAATTCAATTACCTACGAACGGCTAATCTATTCAATGCCCTTGCCCAGTCGAAGAAAATTTGGGACATAACCGGATCCTATTACCAAGATAGAGTCGTTACTCGTTCTGCTGCTTCCACCAGTGTAAAGCGGACAATAACACAGGTTGACTTAAAAAACCTCGATGAAATTAGCTGTACCTATCCCGCTTTTCACTTTCACAACCAGAACGGAGCCGATATTTACATCTACCCTGATTTTATTATCATGTTCAGTTCAATCAGGGAATTTGCTATCATTGGTTATCACGAATTAAAGCTTGGTTTCTCCAGCGTTCAATTTGTGGAGGAAGAAGGAGTACCTGCTGACAGTAAAGTGGTAAGTCATACCTGGGCAAAAGTTAATAAGAACGGCCAGCCTGACCGACGATTCAAAGACAACTATCAAATTCCGGTCACGTTGTATGGGGAGTTAGAATTTAAAACAAATAGCGGTCTGCATGAAGGATTTCAGTTCAGCAACCATGATGCTTGCCGGGATTTCTATATTTCGTTTGTGGAATACCAGAAGATTTTAGCTAAGCTAAAACGGTATAGTGAAGCCTAG
- a CDS encoding DUF2971 domain-containing protein, with product MKSWDDFHTESGETDDLEILKTFLPEMCYKYRIWEKSFHPEILTKQELYFSAPLTDFEDPDDCRYPVVFDFSPETLEKNYLYQSRLAGSTLSDAQLKSVAKYLYEERFSTPDKQQARKNQFYELFNQHHGVFCFCKSATEEPMWKGYAADFKGFCVGISMRDCLELLPWAGILGGDVTYVDKDFPGLEYIWEIQQKYKELPLFILRLLTTKYREWKHEKEYRFVKSIKDAHNRAITKEDRTFIVPKHCYKEVIFGNQMSEESKAEIFSACSTQGLQIEFKVASPSSLGMVNIENYK from the coding sequence ATGAAGTCCTGGGACGATTTTCACACTGAGTCAGGCGAAACTGACGATTTAGAGATACTAAAGACATTTTTACCAGAAATGTGCTATAAGTATAGAATATGGGAAAAATCGTTCCACCCTGAAATATTGACCAAGCAAGAATTATATTTCTCTGCACCTTTAACAGATTTTGAGGATCCAGATGATTGTCGTTATCCTGTAGTTTTCGACTTTAGCCCCGAAACATTAGAAAAAAACTATCTTTATCAAAGTAGATTGGCAGGGAGTACACTTAGTGATGCACAGTTAAAATCTGTTGCCAAATATCTATATGAAGAGCGATTTAGCACACCAGATAAACAACAGGCTAGAAAGAATCAATTTTATGAGTTATTTAATCAGCATCATGGAGTCTTTTGCTTTTGTAAATCCGCGACGGAAGAACCGATGTGGAAAGGATATGCTGCAGACTTTAAAGGCTTTTGTGTCGGTATTTCTATGCGTGATTGTTTAGAGTTATTGCCTTGGGCCGGGATATTAGGAGGAGATGTGACATATGTAGATAAAGACTTTCCTGGCTTGGAGTATATATGGGAAATTCAGCAAAAATATAAAGAGCTACCTTTGTTTATATTACGTTTACTTACTACAAAATATAGAGAATGGAAGCATGAAAAAGAATATAGATTTGTGAAATCAATAAAAGATGCCCATAACAGGGCAATTACTAAAGAGGATCGTACTTTTATAGTACCCAAGCATTGTTATAAAGAAGTAATCTTTGGTAATCAAATGAGCGAAGAGTCAAAAGCAGAAATTTTTTCAGCTTGCTCAACTCAAGGACTTCAGATAGAATTCAAAGTGGCTTCTCCTAGCTCTTTAGGCATGGTAAACATTGAGAATTACAAATAA